The DNA region GACGCACCGCCAACGCCGCCTCCGCTCGTTGCCGGGGGGGGCCCACCGGGAGAGGCATGCACATAAATGTCGTTGAGATCGTTCGGCGTGAGCTGGTGGTCTGGCGAAACCTCCAGCACCACGTGATATTGGTTGAGCTGCGTAAAGATGGTCGAGATGAGCCGCTGCCCAAAGGCGTCGTATAGAGTGTCGTCGATCATTTGCGGCGTCACACCGAGGCGAGAGGCGGTATTGCGATCTACGACCAGATCTGCTTCGAGACTGCCCGATCCCTGATCGCTGGCAACATCGCGCAACTCGGGAATCTGCTGCAATCTTTGAAGCAGCTTGGGAACGTATTCCGTCAGGTCATTGGCGTTCGCGCTTTCCAATGTGTACTGAAACTGAGTGCGACTGATGCGGTTCTCGACGGTAATGTCCTGCACCGGCTGCATGTACAGGATGATGCCTGGAATCTGACTCACATTGGGCTGCAACCGGCGGATAATCTCGGAAGCGCTGGCCTTACGTTCCTCGCGCGGTTTCAGATTGATCTGAATGCGGCCTACGTTCGGCGTCATGTTCGTGCCGTCAACACCGATAAACGACGACAGGCTCTCGACGTCGGCATCCTTCAGCACAATATCCGCCAACTGCTGTTGTCGAGCCGCCATCGCCTTGAACGAAGAGGTCTCCGGCGCTTCCGTGATTCCGAGAATCACCCCCGTGTCCTGAACTGGGAAAAATCCCTTCGGAACAATAATGAAAAGAAATATGGTCAAGGCAAGGGTGCCGACTGTCACCAGCAACGTGATTGGCTGCTGCTCCAGAACAACTCTCAGAGTGGAGGCATAGGCGTCGCGCAGCCGGTTGAAGGCTCTTTCCGAACCTCGCGCAAACCAACTCTCGTGCTTTTTGTCCGTCTTCTTCAGCAGGCGCGCCGACATCATCGGCGTGAGAGTGAGCGAGACAAACGCAGAGACGAGAATGGTGACGCTCAAAGTCACTGCAAACTCACGGAACAGCCGGCCAACAATGTCCCCCATGAAAAGCAGCGGAATGAGCACCGCGATGAGAGAAACCGTCAACGACACAATGGTGAAGCCGATCTGCTTCGATCCCATCAGAGCGGCTTCCAGCGGCGGATGCCCTTCTTCAATGAAGCGATCGATGTTTTCGATCATCACAATGGCGTCGTCTACGACGAATCCGGTTGAGATTGTGAGAGCCATCAAAGAAAGATTGTCGAGTGAATAGCCGAGCAGGTACATCACTCCAAAGGTGCCGACAATCGACAGCGGCACAGCGACGCTGGGAATGATGGTCGCAGCGACGTGTCGCAGGAACACAAAGATGACCATTACTACGAGCGCAATCGTCAGGAGCAACTCAAATTCGACATCCCGCACCGAAGCCCGAATGGTTACAGTCCGATCCGTCAGCACTGTAACCTTTACCGTTGGCGGCAGCGCGGCATTGAGCTGCGGCAGCAGCTTCACGATCCGGTCCACAACGTTGATGATGTTCGCGCCGGGCTGCCGTTGAACGTTCACGATCACCGCCGGCGTCCTGTTCATCCAGGCAGATTGCTGTACATTCTCGACGCCGTCGATAACGTTGGCTACATCCTGCACGCGAACCGGCGCACCGTTTCGATAAGCGATGATGATGGGTTTGTAGTCGTCGCCGGAATAAATTTGATCGTTTGCGCCGATACTGAACGATTGCTGCGGCCCCTGGATGTTGCCTTTGGCTTGATCTGTATTGGCGGCGGCGAGTCCGCTGCGTAAATCTTCGAGACTCAGACCGTATGACGCCAGAGCTGTCGGATTCGCCTGAATCCGCACTGCCGGCTTTTGTCCACCACTGATGGTTACCAGTCCCACTCCGGGAAGCTGGGAGATCTTCTGGGCCAGAGTTGTATCGGCCAAATCCTCGACTTTGCTCAATGGCAATTGATCCGAGGTGAGCGCCAGAGTCAAAATCGGCGAATCCGCCGGATTCACCTTGCTATAAATAGGAGGATTTGGCAGATCACGCGGTAGATATGTTCCTGCAGCGTTGATGGCTGCCTGAACCTCCTGCTCAGCCACATCGATGTTCTGTTGCAGCTCGAATTGCAGGGTGATCAGCGAGCCCCCGTAGGAGCTGACGGATGTCATCTGGTTCAGTCCCGGAATCTCTCCGAACTGCCGCTCCATCGGAGCGGTCACAGACGACGTCATCACATCCGGACTCGCGCCCGGATAAAAAGTCAGAATCTGAATTGTAGGGTAATCAACCTGCGGCAGCGCTGATACAGGTAGCTGTCGGTACGCCACCAT from Acidobacteriota bacterium includes:
- a CDS encoding acriflavine resistance protein B; the encoded protein is MNPSRIFILRPVATSLLMVGILLAGMVAYRQLPVSALPQVDYPTIQILTFYPGASPDVMTSSVTAPMERQFGEIPGLNQMTSVSSYGGSLITLQFELQQNIDVAEQEVQAAINAAGTYLPRDLPNPPIYSKVNPADSPILTLALTSDQLPLSKVEDLADTTLAQKISQLPGVGLVTISGGQKPAVRIQANPTALASYGLSLEDLRSGLAAANTDQAKGNIQGPQQSFSIGANDQIYSGDDYKPIIIAYRNGAPVRVQDVANVIDGVENVQQSAWMNRTPAVIVNVQRQPGANIINVVDRIVKLLPQLNAALPPTVKVTVLTDRTVTIRASVRDVEFELLLTIALVVMVIFVFLRHVAATIIPSVAVPLSIVGTFGVMYLLGYSLDNLSLMALTISTGFVVDDAIVMIENIDRFIEEGHPPLEAALMGSKQIGFTIVSLTVSLIAVLIPLLFMGDIVGRLFREFAVTLSVTILVSAFVSLTLTPMMSARLLKKTDKKHESWFARGSERAFNRLRDAYASTLRVVLEQQPITLLVTVGTLALTIFLFIIVPKGFFPVQDTGVILGITEAPETSSFKAMAARQQQLADIVLKDADVESLSSFIGVDGTNMTPNVGRIQINLKPREERKASASEIIRRLQPNVSQIPGIILYMQPVQDITVENRISRTQFQYTLESANANDLTEYVPKLLQRLQQIPELRDVASDQGSGSLEADLVVDRNTASRLGVTPQMIDDTLYDAFGQRLISTIFTQLNQYHVVLEVSPDHQLTPNDLNDIYVHASPGGPPPATSGGGVGGASVGAAAANQTSSGSSAGSSTQASSGTGSAPVPNVASGRSQIIPLSAFAHIETTTTPVAIYHQGQFPVATVSFNLAPGASLGEATKLIDAARAEIGMPASIHPSFQGTAAVFQSSLANEPYLVLAALITVYIVLGVLYESYIHPLTILSTLPSAGVGAILALLLFRLEFGVVALIGIILLIGIVQKNAIMMIDFALEAERDQGKPPRDAIYQACLLRFRPILMTTFAAMFGGLPLALGSGTGSELRRPLGVTIVGGLLVSQVLTLYTTPVVYLFFDRMARRVGRFRINQVVEEPVGAD